A section of the Streptomyces sp. NBC_00178 genome encodes:
- a CDS encoding dihydrolipoyl dehydrogenase family protein — MNSTSRVYDVVVLGAGPAGENLADRTRAAGLTSVIVENELLGGECSFWACEPSKALLRPVVARADARRVPGIRAAVQGPLDVAAVFAHRDKMSAYWQDEDQVEWLNSVSVDLVRGHGRLEGPRQVVVTTADGETVRLTARHVVAVATGTVTAFPDLPGLAEARPWTNRDATAARHVPDRLAVVGGGVVAVEMATAFQALGSQVTMLVRGDKGLLHRMEPFAGEMVAESLRASGVDVRFGTSVSGVVREDGPSGPVRITLADGDSLTADEILFATGRSPHTADIGLETVGLTPGDWLNVDDSYRVTDVPEGWLYAVGDVNHRALMTHQGKYQARIAGGIIGARAKDEKLDDGRWGTHASTADIDAVPQVVFSEPEVTSVGLTAKEAESAGRRVDVVDYDMGRIAGAVQYADGYRGMARVLIDAEHGNVVGATFVGPGTQELLYSATVAITSEVKIDRLWHAVPAFPTISEVWLRILETYRDRGGKNA; from the coding sequence ATGAACAGCACTTCTCGCGTCTACGATGTGGTGGTTCTCGGAGCCGGGCCCGCCGGCGAGAACCTGGCGGACCGCACTCGTGCCGCCGGACTCACATCGGTGATCGTCGAGAACGAGTTGCTCGGCGGTGAGTGCTCGTTCTGGGCGTGCGAACCCAGCAAGGCACTGCTCCGGCCGGTCGTGGCGCGTGCCGACGCCCGCCGGGTGCCCGGAATCCGGGCCGCGGTCCAGGGTCCACTGGACGTCGCCGCGGTCTTCGCCCACCGCGACAAGATGTCCGCCTACTGGCAGGACGAGGATCAGGTCGAGTGGCTGAACTCCGTGTCCGTGGATCTGGTGCGCGGTCACGGCCGGCTGGAAGGTCCGCGCCAGGTGGTCGTGACGACCGCTGACGGTGAGACGGTGCGGCTGACCGCGCGGCACGTCGTGGCCGTGGCCACCGGGACGGTCACCGCCTTCCCGGACCTCCCGGGCCTGGCGGAGGCTCGTCCGTGGACCAACCGTGATGCCACCGCGGCCCGGCACGTGCCCGACCGGCTCGCGGTGGTGGGGGGTGGCGTGGTGGCCGTGGAGATGGCCACGGCGTTCCAGGCGCTCGGTTCCCAGGTGACCATGCTGGTACGGGGCGACAAGGGGCTTCTGCACCGGATGGAGCCGTTCGCCGGGGAGATGGTGGCGGAGTCCCTTCGTGCCTCCGGCGTGGATGTGCGCTTCGGCACGTCCGTCAGCGGCGTCGTCCGGGAGGACGGGCCGTCAGGTCCCGTACGGATCACGCTGGCTGACGGGGACTCCCTGACGGCGGACGAGATCCTGTTCGCGACGGGCCGCTCGCCGCACACCGCGGACATCGGCCTGGAGACCGTCGGTCTGACCCCAGGCGACTGGCTGAACGTGGACGACTCCTACCGGGTGACAGACGTACCCGAGGGGTGGCTGTACGCGGTGGGCGACGTCAACCACCGGGCGTTGATGACGCACCAGGGGAAGTACCAGGCGCGGATCGCCGGCGGCATCATCGGAGCGCGCGCCAAGGACGAGAAGCTCGACGACGGCAGGTGGGGGACGCACGCCTCGACGGCCGACATCGACGCCGTGCCGCAAGTCGTCTTCTCCGAACCGGAGGTGACGAGCGTGGGCCTGACGGCGAAGGAGGCGGAGAGCGCGGGTCGCCGGGTCGACGTCGTGGACTACGACATGGGCCGCATCGCCGGCGCGGTGCAGTACGCCGACGGCTACCGCGGCATGGCCCGTGTGCTGATCGACGCCGAGCACGGCAACGTCGTCGGTGCGACCTTCGTCGGCCCGGGAACCCAGGAACTCCTGTACTCGGCGACCGTCGCGATCACCAGTGAGGTGAAGATCGACCGCCTGTGGCACGCCGTCCCCGCCTTCCCGACGATCAGCGAGGTCTGGCTGCGCATCCTCGAGACCTACCGCGACAGGGGCGGGAAGAACGCCTGA
- a CDS encoding nitronate monooxygenase, producing the protein MNAPLADLGVSNPVLAAPMAGGPGTPALVVAAARADSLGFVAAGYKDIAALTGQIDEVRASGGTFGVNLFAPGSHPVDPAAFEEYIRAIMPEAQAHGLDLGSLGIIEDDDHWHEKIDLLLSQPVPAVSFTFALPDAQVIRSLRAAGTLVLQTVTSPAEAAAAAEAGVDMLIVQASAAGGHSGTFTPKHTPAAVPLPQLLAEVRQSVGLPLIGAGGLATPDQVAEAVRAGAGAVMVGTALLRADEAGTSLPHRTALTAPDSRGTTVTRAFTGRPARALRNRFTDTYSDVAPHGYPALHHLTSPMRKAATAAQDPERIHLWAGTGYRHTRDEPTARILQELASVL; encoded by the coding sequence ATGAACGCGCCACTGGCCGATCTCGGAGTGAGTAACCCCGTTCTCGCCGCGCCGATGGCCGGTGGCCCCGGCACGCCGGCACTGGTCGTCGCCGCGGCGCGTGCGGACAGTCTGGGTTTCGTCGCGGCCGGCTACAAGGACATCGCCGCGCTGACCGGGCAGATCGACGAGGTGCGCGCCAGTGGCGGCACGTTCGGCGTCAACCTCTTCGCACCCGGCTCCCACCCGGTCGACCCGGCGGCCTTCGAGGAATACATCCGGGCGATCATGCCCGAGGCCCAGGCACACGGTCTCGACCTCGGCAGCCTCGGGATCATCGAGGACGACGACCACTGGCACGAGAAGATCGATCTGCTGCTGTCACAGCCCGTCCCGGCGGTCAGCTTCACCTTCGCCCTGCCCGACGCCCAGGTCATCAGGTCGCTGCGCGCGGCCGGGACCCTCGTCCTGCAGACGGTCACCTCACCCGCGGAGGCGGCGGCCGCCGCCGAGGCCGGTGTCGACATGCTCATCGTCCAGGCCTCGGCAGCGGGAGGTCACTCCGGTACCTTCACCCCGAAGCACACACCGGCTGCCGTCCCCCTCCCCCAGCTCCTGGCCGAGGTGCGGCAGAGCGTGGGCCTTCCCCTCATCGGTGCGGGAGGGCTCGCGACACCGGACCAGGTCGCCGAGGCGGTCCGGGCCGGAGCCGGTGCGGTGATGGTCGGGACCGCTCTTCTGCGTGCCGACGAAGCAGGGACCTCCCTCCCCCACCGGACCGCGCTCACCGCCCCGGACAGCCGGGGCACCACCGTCACCCGGGCCTTCACGGGCAGACCGGCAAGGGCGCTGCGCAACCGGTTCACCGACACCTACAGCGACGTCGCGCCGCACGGCTATCCCGCCCTGCACCACCTGACGAGCCCGATGCGCAAAGCGGCGACCGCCGCCCAGGACCCGGAGCGGATCCATCTGTGGGCCGGCACCGGTTACCGACACACCCGCGACGAGCCGACGGCCCGGATCCTTCAGGAGCTGGCCTCCGTGCTCTGA
- a CDS encoding SDR family NAD(P)-dependent oxidoreductase, producing MSNKDQKVVVVTGASQGIGAGIVSAYRKLGYAVVATSRNIAESQDPDILTIQGDISDRATAERVIAAGVERFGRIDSLVNNAGIFISKPFTEYTEEDYEAVLAVNVAGFFRVSQLAIAEMLKQGGGHVVQITTSLVEHPNSNVPAVLASLSKGGLQAVTKALAIEYASQGIRSNAIAAGTIKTPMHAEETHDALGELHPVGRIGEISDISEAAIYLETAPFVTGVILPVDGGQTAGH from the coding sequence ATGAGCAACAAGGACCAGAAGGTAGTCGTCGTCACCGGTGCGTCGCAGGGCATTGGCGCGGGTATCGTCAGCGCTTACCGGAAGCTCGGCTACGCCGTCGTAGCCACCTCGCGCAACATCGCCGAGTCGCAGGACCCGGACATCCTGACCATCCAGGGCGACATCTCCGACCGCGCCACCGCCGAGCGCGTGATCGCGGCAGGCGTGGAGCGCTTCGGCCGCATCGACTCCCTCGTGAACAACGCGGGGATCTTCATCTCCAAGCCGTTCACCGAGTACACCGAAGAGGACTACGAGGCTGTCCTCGCGGTCAACGTCGCCGGCTTCTTCCGGGTGAGCCAGCTCGCGATCGCGGAAATGCTCAAGCAGGGCGGCGGTCACGTCGTGCAGATCACCACCAGCCTCGTCGAGCACCCCAACTCCAACGTGCCCGCCGTCCTGGCCTCCCTGTCCAAGGGCGGGCTGCAGGCCGTCACGAAGGCGCTGGCGATCGAATACGCGTCCCAGGGAATCCGCTCGAACGCGATCGCCGCGGGTACGATCAAGACCCCGATGCACGCCGAGGAGACCCACGACGCGCTGGGTGAGCTGCACCCGGTGGGCCGCATCGGTGAGATCAGTGACATCAGCGAAGCGGCGATCTACCTGGAGACCGCCCCGTTCGTCACCGGCGTCATCCTGCCCGTCGACGGTGGCCAGACCGCCGGGCACTGA
- a CDS encoding TetR/AcrR family transcriptional regulator, whose protein sequence is MGRTSDARSKILTAAQSLIELRGYSALGVAEICKTAGVPKGSFYYFFESKEVLALAVIDEHWAAQQRDWDRILLSDQEPLQKLRQLFEETKAAQHAGQATCGSVSGCMFGNLTLEMSTQTEAIRLRLQQIFEAQVDMVEATILEALGREDVVVADAREAARSVVAQLEGQVLLAKLYNNTSQLDALWLNCQALLGARSEQEIPAA, encoded by the coding sequence ATGGGCCGTACGAGCGATGCCAGAAGCAAGATCCTCACCGCTGCGCAGTCTCTCATCGAACTGCGCGGATACTCGGCGCTGGGCGTGGCGGAGATCTGCAAGACCGCCGGTGTGCCCAAGGGTAGTTTCTATTACTTCTTCGAGTCCAAGGAAGTCCTGGCGCTCGCCGTGATCGACGAGCACTGGGCCGCGCAGCAGCGGGACTGGGACCGCATCCTGCTCAGTGACCAGGAGCCCCTCCAGAAGCTCCGGCAGCTGTTCGAGGAGACCAAGGCCGCTCAGCACGCCGGTCAGGCCACCTGCGGATCGGTTTCCGGGTGCATGTTCGGCAACCTCACGCTCGAGATGAGCACGCAGACCGAAGCGATCCGCCTGCGGCTGCAGCAGATCTTCGAGGCTCAGGTCGACATGGTCGAGGCCACCATCCTGGAAGCGCTGGGGCGCGAGGATGTGGTGGTGGCGGATGCCCGTGAGGCCGCTCGTTCCGTCGTGGCGCAGTTGGAGGGCCAGGTGCTCCTCGCGAAGCTGTACAACAACACCTCCCAGCTCGACGCGCTCTGGCTGAACTGCCAGGCGCTGCTGGGGGCGCGGTCCGAGCAGGAGATCCCGGCGGCGTGA